The proteins below come from a single Arcobacter sp. F2176 genomic window:
- the cmoA gene encoding carboxy-S-adenosyl-L-methionine synthase CmoA, with protein sequence MIDKVFNKSIKKQFEFDEEVASVFDDMLNRSVPYYKEMQRLTINFALNFLEDDYKVFDLGCSTASTLIELSKHCNKKLNLIGIDNSQAMLNRASNKAKAFGVDIDFICGDIHDVDLSNANLIISNYTLQFIRPLQREKLIKKIYDSLEKKGVFIFSEKVISSNNVLNKQCIDEYYEFKKTQGYSEFEISQKREALENVLIPYTEDENKKMIKDAGFTHCETLFKWVNFATFIAIKE encoded by the coding sequence ATGATAGATAAAGTATTTAATAAATCAATTAAAAAACAATTTGAATTTGACGAAGAGGTTGCATCTGTATTTGATGACATGCTTAATCGCTCAGTTCCATACTATAAAGAGATGCAAAGATTGACTATAAACTTTGCCCTAAATTTTTTAGAAGATGATTATAAAGTTTTTGATTTAGGTTGTTCAACAGCATCAACCCTAATAGAGCTTAGTAAACATTGCAATAAAAAGTTAAATTTAATTGGTATTGATAACTCACAAGCTATGTTAAATAGAGCTTCAAATAAAGCTAAAGCTTTTGGAGTTGATATTGATTTTATTTGTGGAGATATTCATGATGTAGATTTATCAAATGCTAACTTAATTATATCTAACTACACATTACAATTTATACGACCTTTACAAAGGGAAAAACTTATAAAAAAGATATATGACTCTTTAGAAAAAAAAGGAGTTTTTATTTTTAGTGAAAAAGTAATTTCATCAAATAATGTTTTAAACAAACAATGTATTGATGAGTATTATGAATTCAAAAAAACACAAGGTTATTCAGAATTTGAAATTTCTCAAAAAAGAGAAGCTTTAGAAAATGTTTTGATACCATATACAGAAGATGAAAATAAAAAAATGATAAAAGATGCTGGATTTACCCATTGTGAAACACTTTTTAAATGGGTTAATTTTGCAACATTTATAGCAATAAAAGAATAA
- the bcp gene encoding thioredoxin-dependent thiol peroxidase, whose translation MLEVNSIAPDFCAPNQDDVEICLRDIKGSWIVLYFYPRDNTPGCTTEACDFTASMPEFDNLDATILGVSPDTPAKHRNFIEKQNLNITLLADVEKKMCEDYGVWQLKKFMGRESMGVVRTTFIINPKGEIAAIWEKVSVRKKKKVNGETIEILHVDEVKEKLQELQTK comes from the coding sequence ATGTTAGAAGTAAATTCAATAGCACCAGATTTTTGTGCACCAAATCAAGATGATGTAGAGATTTGTTTAAGAGATATAAAAGGAAGCTGGATAGTTTTATATTTTTATCCAAGAGATAATACGCCAGGTTGTACAACTGAGGCTTGTGACTTTACAGCTTCTATGCCAGAATTTGACAACTTAGATGCTACTATTTTAGGAGTAAGTCCAGATACTCCCGCAAAACATAGAAATTTTATAGAAAAACAAAATTTAAACATAACACTACTTGCAGATGTTGAGAAAAAAATGTGTGAAGATTATGGTGTATGGCAACTTAAAAAATTTATGGGTAGAGAGTCTATGGGTGTAGTTAGAACTACATTTATTATAAATCCAAAAGGTGAAATTGCTGCAATTTGGGAAAAAGTAAGTGTAAGAAAAAAGAAAAAAGTGAATGGCGAAACAATTGAAATTCTTCATGTAGATGAAGTAAAAGAAAAATTACAAGAGTTACAAACTAAATAA
- a CDS encoding plasminogen-binding N-terminal domain-containing protein, whose translation MINNKLLLLGATLLVANSLNAETTTCYKKSWETPSTIETTKLDGGECKGEKSLKEMKRAGWYIKDIEIKTAEKGLDYTYILSDINPVVIDKELTSKNDITTALDMQTQSSKLYDVTSDHAKINIGNLKIGQSGVIQHTYKDGNSLIISSAYVESSNANYSTVKFIPFLDLKQNAIPTSNRTVTNNDTFILNFMYDQSLLITPNIDAFRATRGKFTKNNFVHSDIFGAYLKSEYRPLPTQKMIQEFALSQNMGTIFIVIKSNLYILDSRTFTLLNKQTIPNVSSKTQMPFYTRVEKIESNIFTSDIWSWLDFSAITKFLNDDRTEEEVLYGDLATKKSKDQIDYNSYYTNVLGLNNDKK comes from the coding sequence ATGATAAATAATAAATTATTACTACTTGGAGCAACACTTTTAGTTGCAAATAGTTTAAATGCAGAAACTACAACTTGTTATAAAAAATCTTGGGAAACTCCATCAACTATTGAAACTACTAAATTAGATGGTGGTGAGTGTAAGGGTGAAAAATCACTAAAAGAGATGAAAAGAGCTGGTTGGTATATAAAAGATATTGAAATTAAAACTGCAGAAAAAGGTTTAGATTATACTTATATATTAAGTGATATAAATCCTGTAGTTATTGACAAAGAATTAACTTCTAAAAATGATATTACAACTGCTTTAGATATGCAAACTCAAAGTAGCAAACTTTATGATGTGACAAGTGACCATGCAAAAATAAATATTGGAAACTTGAAAATTGGACAAAGTGGTGTTATTCAACATACATACAAAGATGGTAATTCTCTTATTATATCAAGTGCTTATGTTGAAAGTTCAAATGCAAACTATTCAACTGTAAAATTTATTCCTTTTTTAGATTTAAAACAAAATGCAATTCCAACATCAAATAGAACTGTAACAAATAATGATACATTTATCTTAAATTTTATGTATGATCAAAGTTTATTAATTACACCAAATATTGATGCATTTAGAGCAACAAGAGGAAAATTTACTAAAAATAACTTTGTGCACTCAGATATCTTTGGAGCATATTTAAAAAGTGAATATAGACCTCTTCCAACTCAAAAGATGATTCAAGAATTTGCACTTTCTCAAAATATGGGAACTATATTTATAGTAATAAAATCAAATTTATATATCTTAGATAGTAGAACTTTTACACTTTTAAATAAACAAACTATTCCAAATGTTTCAAGTAAAACACAAATGCCATTTTATACAAGAGTTGAAAAAATTGAATCAAATATTTTCACATCTGATATATGGAGTTGGCTAGACTTCTCTGCTATTACAAAGTTTTTAAATGATGATAGAACAGAAGAAGAAGTTTTATATGGTGATTTAGCAACTAAGAAAAGTAAAGATCAAATAGATTATAATTCATATTATACAAATGTCTTAGGACTAAATAATGATAAAAAATAA
- a CDS encoding FAD-binding oxidoreductase: MIKNNHLEYFISIVGKENVKSDKAHLIAYCYDATKERFEPEAVVFPRHEQDVSDVLKYCNENKIVIVPRGAGSGFTGGALPSEGGIILSLERHMNKLLEIDMENMLGVVQPGLINMEFQKAVEEVGLFYPPDPASEHYSTLGGNVSENAGGMRAAKYGITKDYVVALRAVLPNGEIIRAGKKTIKDVAGYNTAGILIASEGTLAIITEITLKLIPKPKFKQTYMGVFPDVNKAMNAVFKSLASGANPVAMEFLDALVIKALRQKFPQVSLPENAGGILVGDVDGSSQAEVEEQLKTLENSFAQYGSTEFIIAKDDEEAAKLWFARRNASPATAIYGTKKLNEDISVPRSKLPVALDEIYKIGDKYGFNVPCFGHAGDGNIHVNVMVKDKTNEKEMHDGHKAIEEIFQLVVDMGGTLSGEHGIGLSKAPFMNIAFSQAELELFKSIKKAFDPNNILNPHKMGL, encoded by the coding sequence ATGATAAAAAATAATCACTTAGAATACTTTATTTCAATTGTAGGCAAAGAAAATGTCAAAAGTGACAAAGCACATTTAATAGCGTATTGTTATGATGCTACTAAAGAGAGATTTGAGCCAGAGGCTGTTGTTTTTCCAAGACATGAGCAAGATGTATCAGATGTATTAAAATATTGTAATGAAAATAAAATAGTAATAGTTCCAAGAGGTGCAGGCTCTGGTTTTACAGGTGGAGCACTTCCTTCTGAAGGTGGTATTATTTTAAGCCTTGAGCGACATATGAATAAACTACTAGAAATAGATATGGAAAACATGTTAGGAGTTGTACAACCAGGTCTTATAAACATGGAATTTCAAAAAGCAGTTGAAGAAGTAGGTTTATTTTATCCGCCAGATCCAGCAAGTGAGCACTACTCTACTTTGGGTGGAAATGTAAGTGAAAATGCTGGTGGAATGAGAGCAGCAAAATATGGTATTACAAAAGATTATGTAGTTGCTTTAAGAGCTGTTTTACCAAATGGTGAGATTATAAGAGCTGGTAAAAAAACTATTAAAGATGTGGCAGGATATAACACTGCTGGTATTTTAATAGCAAGTGAAGGAACACTAGCAATTATTACAGAAATCACGCTTAAACTTATTCCAAAACCAAAATTCAAACAAACATACATGGGTGTTTTCCCTGATGTAAATAAAGCTATGAATGCTGTATTTAAATCATTAGCATCTGGAGCAAATCCAGTTGCAATGGAGTTTTTAGATGCTTTAGTAATAAAAGCGTTAAGACAAAAATTTCCACAAGTAAGTCTACCTGAAAATGCAGGTGGGATTTTAGTAGGTGATGTTGATGGAAGTAGCCAAGCTGAAGTAGAAGAACAATTAAAAACTTTAGAAAACTCTTTTGCCCAATATGGTTCAACTGAATTTATTATCGCAAAAGATGATGAAGAAGCAGCTAAATTATGGTTTGCAAGAAGAAATGCAAGTCCAGCAACTGCAATATATGGAACTAAAAAACTTAATGAAGATATTTCAGTTCCAAGAAGTAAACTACCAGTTGCCTTAGATGAAATATATAAAATCGGTGATAAATATGGTTTCAATGTTCCTTGTTTTGGACATGCAGGAGATGGAAATATCCATGTTAATGTAATGGTTAAAGATAAAACAAATGAAAAAGAGATGCACGATGGACATAAAGCCATTGAAGAGATTTTTCAACTAGTAGTTGATATGGGAGGAACTTTAAGTGGAGAACATGGAATTGGTCTATCAAAAGCTCCTTTTATGAATATAGCATTTTCCCAAGCAGAACTTGAACTATTTAAAAGTATCAAAAAAGCATTTGACCCAAATAATATTTTAAATCCACATAAAATGGGTTTATAA